One window of the Parasphingopyxis algicola genome contains the following:
- the lspA gene encoding signal peptidase II, with amino-acid sequence MTASRRPMLGYLLAATIFVVDQISKYWIITLLQLPQRGQIELLTILNFTWVENRGVSLGMLTASSDTQRWMLVALTGAISLGVAIWIWREKRAMDVFALGMVLGGAIGNLTDRIRYGYVADFIDLHFGDFQPFLVFNVADASITIGVVILVLRAFLLRDKPEPAETE; translated from the coding sequence ATGACCGCATCCCGCCGTCCGATGCTCGGCTATCTGCTCGCCGCCACGATTTTCGTCGTCGACCAGATCTCGAAATACTGGATCATCACCTTGCTCCAGCTGCCCCAGCGCGGGCAGATCGAGCTGCTGACGATTCTCAATTTCACCTGGGTCGAAAATCGCGGCGTCTCGCTCGGCATGCTGACCGCCTCGTCCGATACGCAGCGCTGGATGCTCGTCGCGCTGACCGGCGCGATATCGCTCGGCGTGGCGATCTGGATCTGGCGGGAAAAGCGCGCGATGGACGTGTTCGCGCTCGGCATGGTCCTGGGCGGCGCGATCGGCAACCTCACCGATCGGATCCGCTACGGCTATGTCGCGGATTTCATCGATCTTCATTTTGGGGACTTCCAGCCCTTTTTGGTCTTCAATGTCGCGGACGCGTCGATTACCATCGGGGTCGTAATTTTGGTGTTGCGGGCTTTTCTGCTACGCGACAAGCCTGAACCGGCGGAGACAGAGTAA
- a CDS encoding ABC transporter permease has translation MKGRIPLLIVAAIALVALLVPPFLPWTHSAIDWDAVRAPLFAPGHLFGTDTVGRDLLARTLVGTRVTLAVALAAALVALVIGTAWGAIAGWIGGRTDEIMMRIVDGLYALPFMFVVILLMVVFGRSIILVFIGIGAVEWLTMARVVRSQVIALKERPFVTAAEAAGAPARRILTGHILPNVAGVALAYLLLTVPQVVMVESFLSFLGLGVQEPLTSLGILVKEGADDMDLQPHALLIPGGMLVLIIVCLTIAGERLRDRLSR, from the coding sequence ATGAAGGGCCGCATTCCGCTCCTGATCGTCGCGGCGATCGCGCTGGTCGCGCTGCTCGTGCCGCCCTTTCTCCCCTGGACGCACAGCGCTATCGACTGGGACGCGGTGCGCGCGCCGCTGTTCGCGCCCGGTCACCTTTTCGGTACGGACACGGTCGGCCGCGACCTGCTGGCGCGCACATTGGTCGGCACCCGGGTGACGCTGGCCGTAGCGCTGGCGGCCGCGCTGGTCGCGCTCGTCATCGGGACCGCCTGGGGCGCGATAGCGGGCTGGATCGGCGGGCGAACCGACGAGATCATGATGCGGATCGTCGACGGGCTCTACGCCCTGCCCTTCATGTTCGTCGTCATCCTGCTGATGGTCGTGTTCGGCCGGTCTATCATCCTGGTGTTCATCGGCATCGGCGCGGTCGAATGGCTGACCATGGCGCGCGTCGTGCGCAGCCAGGTGATCGCATTGAAGGAACGCCCCTTTGTCACGGCGGCTGAGGCGGCCGGAGCCCCGGCGCGCCGCATCCTGACCGGCCATATCCTCCCCAACGTTGCGGGCGTCGCGCTGGCCTATCTGCTGCTCACCGTACCGCAGGTCGTCATGGTCGAGAGTTTCCTCTCCTTTCTCGGCCTCGGCGTGCAGGAGCCGCTGACCTCGCTCGGCATCCTCGTGAAGGAGGGTGCCGACGATATGGACCTCCAGCCGCACGCCCTGCTGATCCCGGGCGGCATGCTGGTGCTGATCATCGTCTGCCTCACGATCGCGGGCGAACGGCTGCGGGACCGGCTGTCGCGATGA
- the metC gene encoding cystathionine beta-lyase, translating into MSGGKSDTELPTRLVTGGRRREWTGAVVNPPVWRASTHLYDSVADLRAGKASNEDGRFFYGRRGSPTQWALAEALTDMEPGAHGTMLFPSGVAAIACALLAVLRPGDVLLMADSSYDPTRIYAEAFLKKWGVETRYYDPLVGAGIADLICEQTRAILMESPGSLTFEVQDVPAICAVAKEHGITTLLDNTWAASYFFRAIEHGVDIAILAGTKYIVGHSDVMLGSVTTHEKYWTRVRRTAQQLGQIVSPDDAYLALRGLRTLDVRMRQHQDGGLAVAKWLADQPQVARVLHPALPDCPGHELWRRDFSGAAGLFSFVLDGGGEEAIAALIDDLALFGIGYSWGGYESLALPIDPTPDRTATRWKAEGPLVRLNIGLEDPDDLIADLAKGLERYEKAACRR; encoded by the coding sequence GTGAGCGGCGGCAAATCGGATACCGAGCTGCCGACCCGCCTCGTTACAGGCGGCCGGCGCAGGGAATGGACGGGCGCCGTCGTCAATCCGCCGGTCTGGCGGGCCAGCACGCATCTGTACGACAGCGTCGCCGATCTGCGCGCCGGCAAGGCGAGCAACGAGGACGGCCGCTTCTTCTATGGCCGGCGCGGATCGCCGACCCAATGGGCGCTGGCCGAAGCGCTGACCGACATGGAGCCCGGCGCGCACGGGACGATGCTGTTTCCCTCCGGCGTGGCCGCGATTGCCTGTGCCTTGCTGGCCGTGCTCCGGCCTGGAGACGTGCTGTTGATGGCCGACAGCAGCTATGATCCGACGCGCATCTATGCCGAGGCGTTTCTCAAGAAATGGGGCGTCGAGACGCGCTACTACGATCCGCTGGTTGGCGCCGGTATCGCCGATCTGATCTGCGAGCAGACGCGCGCGATCCTGATGGAAAGCCCCGGCAGCCTGACCTTCGAGGTACAGGATGTGCCCGCGATCTGCGCCGTGGCGAAGGAGCACGGGATCACGACGCTGCTCGATAATACCTGGGCCGCTTCCTATTTCTTCCGCGCGATAGAGCATGGCGTCGATATCGCGATCCTGGCGGGCACTAAATATATCGTCGGGCATAGCGATGTGATGCTCGGTTCGGTGACGACCCATGAGAAATACTGGACGCGCGTTCGGCGGACCGCGCAGCAGCTCGGCCAGATCGTGTCGCCGGACGACGCCTATCTGGCGCTGCGCGGTCTGCGCACCCTCGACGTTCGGATGCGGCAGCACCAGGACGGCGGGCTAGCGGTGGCGAAATGGCTGGCCGACCAGCCGCAGGTGGCCCGGGTCCTTCACCCCGCGCTGCCGGATTGTCCCGGTCACGAACTCTGGCGGCGCGATTTTTCCGGCGCCGCGGGGTTGTTCTCCTTCGTGCTGGACGGCGGCGGCGAGGAGGCGATCGCCGCCCTGATCGACGATCTCGCCCTGTTCGGTATCGGTTACAGCTGGGGCGGCTATGAGAGCCTCGCATTGCCAATCGATCCCACGCCGGACCGGACGGCCACCCGGTGGAAAGCGGAAGGACCGCTGGTGCGCCTCAATATCGGTCTCGAGGATCCCGATGACCTGATCGCCGATCTTGCGAAGGGACTGGAAAGGTACGAGAAGGCCGCATGCAGGAGATAA
- a CDS encoding MerR family transcriptional regulator — protein sequence MADSLDISEVARRTGLTARTLRFYESRGLLAPGRTAGGRRVYTTEDLSAIHRIMLLKGAGFTIAQIRQLFEREDIGLSRLVQAQLDLLAAEAGRIAEARALLGLVLSRIERGDEIDAETLCALIESGERTLRNEPEDWKRVADRYFPPRDRVDWAEASGRLPPGLDEEAYTEQWRALGERIEAALPIDPASAEAQAFVDEWFALLKPFAEVATPEVWNGTYAMYEDMEAWAGSDGEGIDPGFSKGVWDFIKLATAARMTGIVSNHHKETE from the coding sequence ATGGCCGATTCGCTCGACATATCGGAAGTCGCCCGCCGCACCGGGCTCACCGCGCGCACCTTGCGCTTTTACGAGAGCCGGGGGCTGCTGGCGCCGGGTCGCACGGCGGGTGGGCGTCGCGTCTACACGACGGAAGACCTGAGCGCGATTCATCGCATCATGCTGCTCAAGGGCGCCGGCTTTACCATCGCCCAAATCCGGCAATTGTTCGAACGGGAGGATATCGGGCTCTCCCGGCTCGTCCAGGCGCAACTCGATCTGCTTGCGGCGGAAGCGGGCCGGATCGCGGAGGCGCGGGCCCTGCTCGGCCTCGTGCTGTCGCGGATCGAACGCGGCGACGAGATCGATGCGGAAACGCTCTGCGCGCTGATCGAAAGCGGCGAACGCACGCTTCGGAACGAACCGGAAGACTGGAAACGCGTCGCCGACCGCTATTTCCCGCCGCGCGACCGGGTGGACTGGGCCGAGGCATCGGGCCGTCTGCCGCCCGGTCTCGACGAGGAGGCCTATACCGAACAATGGCGCGCGCTTGGCGAACGGATCGAGGCCGCGCTGCCGATCGACCCGGCTTCGGCCGAGGCACAGGCCTTTGTCGATGAATGGTTCGCGCTCTTGAAGCCCTTCGCCGAGGTGGCAACGCCGGAAGTCTGGAACGGCACCTATGCGATGTATGAGGACATGGAGGCCTGGGCCGGGTCGGATGGAGAGGGCATCGATCCGGGCTTCAGCAAGGGGGTCTGGGATTTCATCAAACTGGCGACCGCTGCGCGGATGACCGGCATCGTTAGCAATCACCATAAGGAGACGGAGTAA
- a CDS encoding ABC transporter permease: MGRLLLRRLLTAIPTLLGVVILSFILMRLAPGGPFDGERALDEETRAALDAAYGLDLPLAEQIALYIGRLLRGDFGPSLVYRDFTVSELIAQGLPVSLTIGGLALLLACVLGIGGGLWAAARAGRWQDEAIMGLATLLTALPVFVTGPLFVLIFALGLGWLPVSGWEPGSPSHLLLPVVALSLPFAGAIAKLTRAGLARALNEDHVRTARARGLAERQVIARHALRPALVPVASYLGPAAAGLLTGAVIIETVFALPGLGRYFVQGALNRDYPLVLGVVTLYAGLIILFNLVADLIYGWLDPRMRAE; this comes from the coding sequence ATGGGGAGGCTCCTTCTTCGCCGCCTGCTGACCGCGATCCCGACTTTGCTCGGCGTCGTGATCCTGTCTTTCATATTGATGCGGCTGGCGCCCGGCGGGCCGTTCGACGGGGAACGGGCGCTCGACGAGGAGACCCGCGCCGCGCTCGACGCGGCCTATGGGCTGGACCTGCCCTTGGCGGAGCAGATCGCGCTGTATATCGGCCGGCTGCTGCGCGGCGATTTCGGGCCAAGCCTTGTCTATCGCGACTTCACAGTCAGCGAGCTGATCGCGCAAGGGCTGCCGGTTTCGCTGACGATCGGCGGGCTGGCGCTGCTGCTCGCCTGCGTACTCGGTATCGGCGGCGGGCTATGGGCGGCGGCGCGCGCCGGACGCTGGCAGGACGAGGCGATCATGGGGCTGGCGACCCTGCTCACCGCGCTGCCGGTCTTCGTCACGGGACCGTTGTTCGTGCTGATCTTCGCACTCGGCCTCGGCTGGCTGCCGGTATCGGGCTGGGAGCCGGGCAGCCCCTCGCATCTGCTACTTCCCGTCGTCGCGCTCTCGCTGCCGTTCGCGGGCGCCATCGCGAAGCTGACCCGGGCGGGGCTCGCCAGGGCGCTCAACGAGGATCACGTTCGCACCGCCCGCGCCCGCGGCCTTGCCGAACGCCAGGTCATTGCCCGCCACGCACTGCGCCCCGCTCTCGTTCCGGTCGCCAGCTATCTGGGCCCGGCGGCGGCGGGGCTACTGACCGGTGCCGTGATCATCGAAACCGTCTTCGCCCTGCCCGGCCTCGGCCGCTATTTCGTGCAGGGCGCGCTCAACCGCGATTACCCGCTCGTACTCGGCGTGGTCACGCTTTATGCGGGCCTCATCATCCTGTTCAACCTCGTCGCCGACCTGATCTATGGCTGGCTCGACCCGCGGATGCGCGCGGAATGA
- a CDS encoding DUF3035 domain-containing protein: MRKVMVVTGLVAMGASLSACSIFGGDRDRPDEFLVSRSAPLVIPPDFALTPPRPGEPAARGADSSTQALQAMFGGPAPRSAAEEALVNQADPESARPGIRSNVGDPETQAVDYGSTTRDILNAPEGDAPEATVSTPQ; this comes from the coding sequence ATGCGTAAAGTGATGGTGGTAACGGGCCTTGTGGCGATGGGCGCAAGCCTTTCGGCATGCAGCATTTTCGGCGGCGACCGCGACCGCCCGGACGAGTTTCTGGTCTCGCGCTCGGCACCGCTCGTGATCCCGCCCGATTTCGCGCTGACCCCGCCGCGCCCCGGCGAACCGGCCGCCCGCGGCGCCGATTCGAGCACCCAGGCGCTGCAGGCGATGTTCGGCGGCCCCGCCCCGCGCAGCGCCGCGGAAGAAGCGCTCGTCAACCAGGCCGATCCCGAATCGGCCCGGCCCGGCATTCGCAGCAATGTCGGCGATCCCGAGACTCAGGCGGTCGATTACGGTTCGACGACGCGAGATATCCTGAACGCGCCCGAAGGCGACGCCCCCGAAGCGACGGTTTCGACGCCGCAATAA
- the nikE gene encoding nickel ABC transporter ATP-binding protein NikE, whose translation MSIYAVEKLSVRIGDTMVVEDVSFTVEAGQCAALIGASGSGKSQTCLAPFGLSPGIAEGSALLDGTELIGADEAVLRKKRGRDAGFVFQHPLTALTPHLTIGAQLAEAWQRGGAEAPTREDMIAALERVGLDAPGNRLDQFPHRLSGGQRQRALIAMAVAHTPKLLIADEPTSALDASLRAEIMTLLDTLRREDGLALLLVSHDLAAIERHADHVVMLRAGRIEESGPAAQHLAAPSSAYGRELLAATPRLTDPPPSLPDTGAPLLIAENIDVSFSRPGWRRGRVQAVSETSLVIHQGEALALVGGSGSGKSTLARAIARLGPADSGCVSWRGEELPQRKRMTRDHRRPIQPVFQDPAASLDPQWRVSDIVAEPLRHLRPDLAKWGRAGAVKQALQEVDLPAEFADRFPRELSGGQAQRVAIARALVAEPEMLLLDEATSALDVLVAGRVLDLLEELQHERNLALLLITHDLAVAKRLCHRIAVMDAGAIIEEGPARQIIAAPAHPVTQKLVAASRS comes from the coding sequence ATGAGCATTTATGCGGTCGAGAAACTGAGCGTGCGCATCGGCGACACGATGGTGGTCGAGGATGTGAGCTTCACCGTGGAGGCCGGTCAGTGCGCGGCGCTGATCGGCGCGTCGGGATCGGGCAAGAGCCAGACCTGTCTCGCTCCGTTCGGCCTATCCCCCGGCATAGCCGAGGGATCGGCGCTGCTCGACGGAACCGAGCTGATAGGAGCAGACGAGGCAGTACTTCGGAAAAAGCGGGGCCGCGATGCCGGGTTCGTCTTCCAGCATCCGCTGACCGCGCTCACGCCGCACTTGACGATCGGTGCGCAACTCGCCGAGGCTTGGCAGCGCGGTGGAGCCGAGGCGCCAACGCGCGAAGACATGATCGCGGCGCTCGAACGCGTTGGCCTGGACGCGCCCGGCAACCGCCTCGACCAGTTCCCACACCGGCTCTCGGGCGGCCAACGGCAACGCGCGCTGATCGCGATGGCGGTAGCGCACACACCGAAACTGCTGATCGCCGACGAGCCGACCAGCGCGCTCGATGCCAGCCTGCGCGCGGAGATCATGACGCTGCTCGACACCCTGCGGCGCGAAGACGGGCTGGCGCTGCTTCTCGTCAGCCACGATCTCGCCGCCATCGAACGTCACGCCGATCATGTCGTCATGCTCCGTGCCGGCCGGATCGAGGAGAGCGGCCCGGCCGCACAGCATCTCGCCGCACCGAGCAGCGCCTATGGCCGCGAACTGCTGGCCGCGACGCCGAGGCTGACCGATCCGCCGCCATCATTGCCGGATACCGGCGCGCCCCTGCTAATTGCCGAAAATATCGACGTCTCCTTTAGCCGCCCGGGTTGGCGACGGGGTCGCGTGCAGGCGGTATCCGAAACTTCGCTCGTTATCCATCAGGGCGAGGCGCTGGCGCTGGTCGGCGGGTCCGGATCGGGCAAGTCGACGCTCGCCCGCGCCATCGCCCGGCTCGGACCAGCGGACAGCGGCTGCGTTTCGTGGCGCGGCGAAGAACTGCCGCAGCGCAAGCGCATGACCCGCGACCATCGCCGGCCGATCCAGCCCGTCTTTCAGGACCCGGCCGCAAGCCTCGATCCGCAATGGCGAGTGTCGGACATCGTCGCCGAGCCGCTGCGCCATTTGCGGCCGGATCTGGCCAAGTGGGGCCGGGCGGGCGCGGTCAAGCAAGCGCTGCAGGAGGTCGATCTGCCAGCCGAATTCGCCGACCGCTTCCCGCGCGAACTGTCCGGCGGTCAGGCGCAGCGCGTCGCCATCGCGCGGGCTCTCGTGGCCGAACCCGAAATGTTGCTGCTCGACGAGGCGACATCGGCGCTCGACGTTCTCGTGGCCGGACGGGTGCTCGATCTGCTCGAAGAACTCCAGCATGAGCGCAATCTGGCGTTGCTCCTCATCACCCATGACCTTGCGGTCGCCAAACGTCTCTGCCACCGGATCGCGGTGATGGATGCAGGTGCAATCATCGAAGAAGGGCCGGCGCGGCAGATCATCGCCGCACCGGCCCATCCGGTAACGCAGAAACTGGTCGCCGCGTCTAGAAGCTGA
- a CDS encoding DMT family transporter encodes MAINAWALLGGAILFEILGTSLLKASAGFAKPLIGMASMASYAVCFWLLAFAITRIPVGVAYAVWAGVGIAIITLIGWVIFRQTLSVVQLGCIALIFVGAIGLHLTTATAEL; translated from the coding sequence ATGGCGATCAACGCATGGGCGCTGCTGGGCGGCGCGATCCTTTTCGAGATACTCGGCACGAGCCTGCTCAAGGCATCGGCCGGTTTCGCGAAGCCGCTGATCGGCATGGCGTCGATGGCGTCCTATGCGGTCTGTTTCTGGCTGCTGGCCTTCGCGATCACGCGGATACCTGTCGGCGTCGCCTATGCCGTGTGGGCGGGCGTCGGCATCGCGATCATCACGCTGATCGGCTGGGTCATTTTCCGCCAGACGCTGAGCGTGGTCCAACTCGGCTGTATTGCGCTGATCTTCGTCGGCGCGATCGGGCTGCACCTTACCACGGCGACCGCCGAGCTCTGA
- a CDS encoding mechanosensitive ion channel family protein: MQEIIALLTRAGIPLPEDLNWLAAIIGFTIVGAGMALGWVISRLAGRHLRGFWERVAGERAEGLADRMIRIIYHGSVSIVLAIAFFAMDWWTFTDLIIGAGWGLCAGYLVWHIVCATNFARWIALASGVFTFAVILSNAVGGLERVSFVLDRIGVTVGDNRISLLTVLVIAITALALFAVVRIIRRIVSHSIQRSSGLDPAQKLLADKLALIAIVVAAFFIGIDILGIDLTALAFFSGALGLAVGFGMQKTFGNLIAGIILLMDRSIKPGDVIAVGESFGWVNKIGVRAVSIITRDGKEHLIPNENLMTEEVENWSYSSLEVRVHIEVGVSYNCDIRLAQEIMIEAALDCKRVLKSPKPNIWLKEFGDSSVNFDVLVWIKDPESGVGNVRSDILNRIWWKFKEHDIEIPFPQRDLHIRDWPDGKPKALGGEGVKEPESAEAEKS, encoded by the coding sequence ATGCAGGAGATAATCGCACTGCTGACGCGAGCGGGCATACCGCTGCCAGAGGATCTCAACTGGCTCGCCGCGATCATCGGTTTCACGATCGTCGGCGCCGGCATGGCGTTGGGCTGGGTCATCAGCCGGCTTGCCGGCCGGCATCTGCGCGGGTTCTGGGAACGGGTCGCCGGCGAGCGGGCCGAGGGGCTGGCCGACCGGATGATCCGGATCATCTATCACGGGTCGGTGTCGATCGTCCTCGCGATCGCGTTTTTCGCGATGGACTGGTGGACTTTTACCGATCTCATCATCGGTGCGGGCTGGGGCCTGTGCGCGGGCTATCTCGTCTGGCACATCGTCTGCGCGACCAATTTCGCCCGCTGGATCGCTCTGGCGTCCGGAGTTTTCACCTTCGCCGTGATCCTCAGCAATGCCGTCGGCGGGCTGGAGCGCGTCTCCTTCGTCCTCGACCGGATCGGCGTGACGGTCGGCGACAACAGGATTTCGCTCCTCACGGTCCTCGTCATTGCGATCACTGCGCTCGCGTTGTTTGCCGTCGTGCGCATCATCCGCCGGATCGTGAGCCATTCGATCCAGCGGTCGAGCGGTCTCGATCCGGCGCAGAAACTGCTCGCCGACAAGCTCGCCCTGATCGCTATCGTCGTCGCCGCCTTCTTCATCGGCATCGATATTCTCGGCATCGACCTGACGGCGCTCGCCTTTTTCTCCGGCGCGCTCGGTCTCGCCGTCGGTTTCGGCATGCAGAAGACCTTCGGCAACCTGATCGCCGGCATCATCCTGCTCATGGACCGGTCGATCAAGCCGGGCGATGTGATCGCGGTCGGGGAAAGCTTCGGCTGGGTCAACAAGATCGGCGTGCGCGCGGTTTCGATCATCACCCGCGACGGCAAGGAACATCTGATTCCGAACGAAAACCTGATGACCGAAGAGGTGGAGAACTGGTCCTATTCGAGCCTCGAAGTGCGCGTCCATATCGAGGTCGGCGTCTCCTACAATTGCGACATCCGGCTCGCCCAGGAAATCATGATCGAGGCCGCGTTGGACTGCAAACGGGTGCTCAAAAGCCCCAAACCCAATATCTGGCTCAAGGAGTTCGGCGACTCCTCGGTCAATTTCGATGTCCTGGTCTGGATCAAGGATCCCGAGAGCGGCGTGGGCAATGTCCGTTCGGACATCCTCAATCGCATCTGGTGGAAGTTCAAGGAACACGATATCGAAATCCCGTTTCCGCAGCGCGACCTGCACATTCGGGACTGGCCCGACGGGAAACCGAAGGCGCTCGGCGGCGAAGGCGTCAAGGAACCCGAATCGGCGGAAGCCGAAAAAAGCTAG
- a CDS encoding TorF family putative porin, which produces MRTSIFGLALLATTAFAAPAHAGELGGGFSVSGNAALVTDYRFRGVSFSDEDIAIQGGIDLEHDSGFYVGTWASSIEDSPVFGHTELDIYAGWSGEITSGLTLDVGVLAYIYPNGNVGDADYVEPYASLSYTIGPAEITTGIAYAPSQTAIGDDDNTYVYGDISVGIPQTPITVSGHLGYTNGSLSIDNDVDYVDWSLGAEASFGMLSVGVAYVSTAVNGPLTDGTVVGTLGVSF; this is translated from the coding sequence ATGCGCACCTCGATTTTCGGCCTTGCCCTGCTAGCAACCACGGCCTTTGCCGCGCCCGCCCATGCGGGGGAACTGGGCGGCGGCTTCAGCGTTTCCGGCAACGCCGCGCTCGTCACCGACTATCGGTTCCGCGGCGTGTCCTTCTCGGACGAGGACATCGCCATCCAGGGCGGCATCGATCTCGAGCATGACAGCGGTTTCTATGTCGGCACCTGGGCCTCGTCGATCGAGGACAGCCCGGTCTTCGGTCACACCGAACTCGATATCTATGCCGGTTGGTCGGGCGAGATCACCTCGGGCCTGACGCTCGATGTCGGCGTGCTCGCTTATATCTATCCGAACGGCAATGTCGGCGATGCGGACTATGTCGAACCCTATGCCTCGCTGTCCTACACGATCGGGCCGGCGGAAATCACCACCGGTATCGCCTATGCGCCGAGCCAAACGGCAATCGGCGATGACGACAATACCTATGTCTATGGCGATATCTCGGTGGGCATTCCGCAAACCCCGATCACAGTCAGCGGCCATCTCGGCTATACCAATGGCAGCCTCTCGATCGACAATGACGTCGATTATGTCGACTGGTCGCTCGGCGCCGAAGCCTCGTTCGGTATGCTGTCGGTGGGCGTCGCCTATGTGAGCACGGCGGTGAACGGCCCGCTGACCGACGGCACGGTGGTCGGCACCCTCGGCGTCAGCTTCTAG